The Arachis ipaensis cultivar K30076 chromosome B10, Araip1.1, whole genome shotgun sequence DNA window aaGAGAGAATATCAAAAAGCAGGAGAATGAacgaacaaaaataaaataaaatgcagctGTGGAAGCATAGTGATCTCACATACAAACAGTTGGAGCTGCATAGTTTGAGTTCTTTGTTCTTTGTTCTTCAGGAACAATGGATTTCAAACTTTTAAAATATCAATTAAGAGCATGTTCTGttcataaaagtaaaaataaataggaaaagattTATGAACAAAATATCTGCAAAAGCAACAAACCCACTTATAAATAATAGAGAAAGATGGTGGAAAATAATATCATAATCATGATCATCTAAATTCTTCAAGAGAGCGACCCAGTTTAAACCCAAGTCTTCTATATCTGTACTGTATCTTTTATGGTATATCATAGCAGAATCTTATAAAATACATGGAAACTTGGAAAAATAACACAGAAGGGACTTGAAAAATTTGGATCCTGAAACAAAGTAATGTAAAGAACAGAGTGATGTGTATATGTATGTTTATGTGTATGTGCATATGTCGATCTTTATCGTCCATCGTAAGATGTAAAGGTTTCTGCAAATCCAACAGGGCGATTAGGTATGCTTGATTGTGTATTGTCTCGGCTGGTAAGCATTGATGTAGATGAAGATGAGATATCCATGGTGCTTGTTCCTTCATAGGCCTGCCACTTGCTCAATGCTTCTGGCAAACTCTCGTCAAAATTTATGGCAAACGTGTCTTCGCCCCTTTGTTCCGTCGGCTTCCACACCTCAACAAGAGGCGCTAACACGTTCACCACATGGCCCATATCCGGCCGCTGATACGGCTCCCTTGCGCAGCAGTGGCCAGCCAAGTCTGCAACAGTGATAACACTGGCTAAGGTTTCTTCATCCACAGTATCAATTGCTGGGTCGATGGCCTTCCGAAACGAATCTTTGTTCAGCAGCATCCTCCGGAACCATGTAACTAGGTGGATGTTCTCTTCCTGCTGGCTGTTATCTATAGCTTTCCTTCCAGTTATCATCTCCATAAGAACCACCCCAAAGCTATATACATCAACCTTTGTTGTAACTCGTCCGGTTACTGCAAATCAAAACCATTATTAAGTTGAACCAGTGCATGTAGACcacatttattttttctttttgtttctttcttggatTGTCCGTCAATTATTCTTCTTGTATCTTGTGGTGTTATTTACTTGTTCCAACTTTCAAAGCATGCATCTCTCTTTTCAATTTGTCTGTTAGATGCATGCTTTGGAAGTTGGAACAAGTGACAGACAAATTGAAAAGAGAGATGCATGCTTTGAAAGTTGGAATAAGTAAATAACAATGCACAAGATACAAGAAGAATAATTGACGGACAatccaagaaagaaagaaaaaagaaaaaataaatatgtGGTCTACGTTTACTGGTTTATTATGGCAATACTTAACTACATGTCATAAGAAATTATAGATtgaattcaattattttttatgagAAATGCTAGGAGCATCCTAGGACCAAAACTTCtttctaatcaatcaacaaaaaCTGAATGGCATTTGGAAACAtgctaaaaaaaatccaaatgtCTAGAAGGCAATTTTTATTTACATGGTAAACTTAATATAAAATCTATCATATTTATTTCTCAATAAAGTTTCTTCAAGATTAAATTTGTGGAACAGAGTAAAGTTAGTATACTGCTTAGACAGATGCaatcatatttttctttttctcagcATAAGAGTTGGCAGCATTTGGTTTCTTCATTTCTTTGTGGAGCCTATTTTGATCATCTAGCCagtgttaaaataatatattttcaaacATCCAGATCAAATGATACACAAGCATAACGAATTCTGGTtataacaaaaagaaaaggaaataggcaacaatttaagtttgtaCCAGCATACTCCGGAGCTAGGTATCCAAAAGTTCCGGCAAGTCTAGTCTCGAACGATGTCTGTCCTTCAGGGGCAAGCCGGACCAATCCGAAATCCGAAACTTTAGCTCGCAAATCATGCCCAAGCAAGATGTTTGATGGCTTCAAATCCCTATGGATGAAGATCTGTTGTGCCAAATTATGAAGGTATTCAACACCTCTAGCAACATCCAAAGCTATAATAAGCCTTTGCTTCCACTCCAAAGGCTTTATCCCTTCATCCTTCCAATCAAACAAATGCCTGCTAAGCGGTCCCTGAGGCATGTATTCATAGACAAGAAGCCCCTCATGTCCATCCAAGCAATGGCCAATGAGTTCTACCAAATGCCTGTGTCTAACCTTAGTAAGCACTGCAATTTCTGAGTTGAACTCGGTTAGCCCCTTCTCACCCTCACCCACCACTCCAGACTCCATTCTCTTCACCGCTATCTGGGTTCCATCAGGCAACTCTCCTTTGTACACAGTGCCAAAACCACCTTTCCCCAATATATTCTCTTGGCTAAAATTGTTCGTCACTTGTCTCAAGACTTGAATGGAGATTACAAAATTGCTTGCTTCCACATGATGAACATCACTTTTTGGACTACTGGCAGAAGCTGAAGCTGAAGCAGCAGCAGCATCCGCAACACTTATCTTCAGAGCATCTCCTTCTCCGGAACGGCGAGGATGTACGACGATAGCATTATTTGGTGGTTGAGCATTACCACCACCCTTATTCTTCCCACAATACTTATACAGCAATAACCCAGCAACAAGTAAAACAAGAATCCCCACCACAACACCAACAATGACTCCAGTATGACCACTTATACCTCCCGAAGAACTACCACCTCCTCCACTTGGCTTATCCTTTCCAATATCAGGATTCCCACCGGTGTTAACCTTCACGCCTTCGCGAAACTTCGGAACCTTTCCATACAATTGGTTATTGGAGACATCCAGCACCATCAAATTAGGCATACTGGTAAGTTCCTCAGGTATGGTACCAGTGAGACGGTTATTATTAAGAAGCAACCTTGTCACATTAGTAAGCTTGGCAAAACTAGGAGATATAGTCCCAGAGAAGCCcttgttttgaaaatttatccCCCTAACAATTCCACCGTCACAATCAATCCCCATCCAGCCATTACCACCACAAGGATCATTGCCACTCCAACTCTCAGCAAGCATTAGAGGATAACCCAAAGGCTCAACCACTTTCAGCAAAATATCAACAATTTCACTACACTTCCCACCTATCACGTTGGTGCAGAACTGATTCCCCTGATTAATGACATCATCAACCCTAACCCCGTCCCTAAACTTGGGAGGAGGACCTTGAAGACGATTATTAGTCAAATTAACTACCTTAAGCGATGGAAGATTAACAAGAGATTCCGGTACTACACCTGTTAGCTTATTATCCCTCAAACTCACATCATAAAGAGAATCATGGTTCGAAAAATCAGGTATAGGACCAGTGAAATTGTTTCCATGAACCCAAATTTGCCTAAGCGAAGTCATATTCTGTAAAACTGAAAGAGTTCCGCTGAGTTTGTTGTTACCTGGAAGAACATTCACCCACAGATTCTGTATTCCGCTTCCGGAAAACGAATCAGGCAAACCGCCGTCGAAGTTATTGAAACTCAAAGAAAGATTCTGCAAACTGCCGAACGGACCACTGCTCCCGAAGAATTCAGGAATCTTGCCGGAAAAGTTGGCGCCGATCGCGGAGAAGCTCGTCAACGAAACACAGTCTTTGAGACTTTCTGGAACTTTCCACTGCGAGAAAGAATTAGAACCGATGCTAACAACTTGCAAGCTACTCATGCCTTCAAAGAAATCTTCAGGGAACGACGTGAATCCGTTGTTGTTGATGTTCAGCGTCTGCAGGGTGGTAGCCAAGTGAGGAAATGCACCGGTGAAGTTGTTCGCTCTGCAGTCGAAATGCTGAAGCTGACCGAGCTGCCCGAGATCCTTGGGAAGAGTGCCCGCCAGGTTGAGGTTTGCGATTTGTATGGCGGTTACTCTCCCCGGACCGTTATCGCAACGTACGTTACTCCAACTGCACACGTCAGCACTCGTCCAGTTCAGACCGGGTGACGTTATCGAACCCCTCAGAGCCTTCATGACAGCCGCATCGTCTGACATAGAAAACGGCATCAATGATAAAACAAGAACTACACCTACAAGAACCACGAACCGCTCATCCGAACCCATTGAAACAGATGAGAAAACAAACGAATcccaaagagaaaaaaagaagaaaagaaaaagaagtaagaTTTTGATGAGTGATCAGTATAGCATTGGAGTTGATACTTGATAAggattatgattttatgatttatgaattatgattatgattatgattattccACTGCCGCccagaaaaggaaagaaaagaaaggggaattacttttcctttattttattttttttttaaaggaggGAATAAAATAGAAATGAATGTAATAAGATTCGGTATCTGAGTGGGAAAAGAAAGGAATCTGACGCGGCGAtgaaagaggaagaaaaagagaagacgCGGAGTGAGTGTAATGAGGAGGAGACTGGGCGAAGAGAAGGAATGGAAACTCGAAAAAACTGAACGACGTTTTGGAAGGGGGGAAATGGGTTTAGCATGGGTGTGGGGCCCACTTTGTTTAATTTAACGGCTTACAATGCATCATGCACTGGTGCGCGTAACTTCTTTTCAGTTACACTAACGTACCCTAACTAACTCTGTTGAGGCCGTTACAAAATATAACTAGATACAGTTTAATCCTACACTCCTACTATTACTAATGCCTATCAACAATTACGTATATCAGATgagggaaaaaaaataaatgaatatttGTAgaatattttctgttttttaattatatatagaatATTGAAACAGATTTTTTTACACATGTAAATATAGTCAAATACATGCCAGTGTGTACTTGATAAATATAACAACAACCATTATTACTTCTATttcaaaatagaaaaattatgTATTCTTGTAAAAAATATAATCATCTTAGATATCTTATCAATTATTAAACGAGAAATCATTCTAGGACAACActgatattttctttcttctaattAAAATGTTCAAAAGAACAACTACGACAACTTTTAAGATAAAATTATAATTGTCGATTTAGACAATAAAAATAGCTACTGGTTGGAGTGTGGTAAGTGGTAACTAATAAGTAATAAGTGTGAGTAAGTGAGGTGTTTTTATTGGGTGATTTTGGGTGGGTGATGTGTGAGTTGGAAATTTTTATTAGCTGTTATGGAATTGGTGCCAACTATCAGTGAACACTGAACAACTGTTCTTTACTTCTTTTTACTCTAGTTTATTACGTGCATCATCAATTTATGCTGAGGTATAAATTTACATTGACTTTGACAGATATTTTCCAGTCTAAATTTTGGTATAATTGGTGAAAACAATGACTAATTTTTCGTTGTATAAGAGTGTAATTTTTTATATCTATTATAAATAATCTACTAtgtatacttttccttttttgttGACTAGGATTTACTATGTATAATTAAGAATTTGGATtctcttaattttaaatttttactttagaggacaaagtgtaattttttattattgaaggTTTGAATAGTTTTTCTCTTATATTTACTCTTGGTCCTAtctatgaaataaatggtgagagattacactttattctctaaagtgaaatttaaaatttagatcaTTAAAATCCAAAATTGAATATAGGAAAAAATTGATatacaatattttaaaaatatatatctaTTATTGATTATGTGTATACGTATAATCTACTATCTAATAAGAATTGAGTTAGAGTTAGTACACTACAAGACATACGGAAAATTGTCACGGTTAATTTTGATAATAGTGACGGTTTTAAATTAAAACCGTCGCAAAATCGCATTATAGGAGTATATTAATCGGTATGGTTTGTTGCACAAAGATTAAATTTTAtggtaattttaaaaaatcattagTATAATTGccattaataatataatatattatcTCAGATAATTAAGTATCAGTTTGAATCCACTACGACATAGTCAGACATGATTAGTTTCATGTTTTTTAACAGATAAAACTGTT harbors:
- the LOC107624079 gene encoding receptor protein kinase TMK1-like, which codes for MGSDERFVVLVGVVLVLSLMPFSMSDDAAVMKALRGSITSPGLNWTSADVCSWSNVRCDNGPGRVTAIQIANLNLAGTLPKDLGQLGQLQHFDCRANNFTGAFPHLATTLQTLNINNNGFTSFPEDFFEGMSSLQVVSIGSNSFSQWKVPESLKDCVSLTSFSAIGANFSGKIPEFFGSSGPFGSLQNLSLSFNNFDGGLPDSFSGSGIQNLWVNVLPGNNKLSGTLSVLQNMTSLRQIWVHGNNFTGPIPDFSNHDSLYDVSLRDNKLTGVVPESLVNLPSLKVVNLTNNRLQGPPPKFRDGVRVDDVINQGNQFCTNVIGGKCSEIVDILLKVVEPLGYPLMLAESWSGNDPCGGNGWMGIDCDGGIVRGINFQNKGFSGTISPSFAKLTNVTRLLLNNNRLTGTIPEELTSMPNLMVLDVSNNQLYGKVPKFREGVKVNTGGNPDIGKDKPSGGGGSSSGGISGHTGVIVGVVVGILVLLVAGLLLYKYCGKNKGGGNAQPPNNAIVVHPRRSGEGDALKISVADAAAASASASASSPKSDVHHVEASNFVISIQVLRQVTNNFSQENILGKGGFGTVYKGELPDGTQIAVKRMESGVVGEGEKGLTEFNSEIAVLTKVRHRHLVELIGHCLDGHEGLLVYEYMPQGPLSRHLFDWKDEGIKPLEWKQRLIIALDVARGVEYLHNLAQQIFIHRDLKPSNILLGHDLRAKVSDFGLVRLAPEGQTSFETRLAGTFGYLAPEYAVTGRVTTKVDVYSFGVVLMEMITGRKAIDNSQQEENIHLVTWFRRMLLNKDSFRKAIDPAIDTVDEETLASVITVADLAGHCCAREPYQRPDMGHVVNVLAPLVEVWKPTEQRGEDTFAINFDESLPEALSKWQAYEGTSTMDISSSSTSMLTSRDNTQSSIPNRPVGFAETFTSYDGR